The following are from one region of the Dermacentor albipictus isolate Rhodes 1998 colony chromosome 5, USDA_Dalb.pri_finalv2, whole genome shotgun sequence genome:
- the RpL11 gene encoding large ribosomal subunit protein uL5 isoform X1: protein MVSCLGMSSLVHPGVTTKLPRKDKKDKDKNPMREVRIRKLCLNICVGESGDRLTRAAKVLEQLTGQQPVFSKARYTVRSFGIRRNEKIAVHCTVRGPKAEEILEKGLKVREYELRKDNFSDTGNFGFGIQEHIDLGIKYDPTIGIYGLDFYVVLGRPGFNVAHRRHKKGTIGCNHRLSKEEAIKWFQQKYDGIILPGKGGK from the exons ATGGTTTCATGTCTGGGCATGTCTAGTCTTGTCCATCCGGGAGTTACT ACGAAACTGCCGAGAAAGGACAAGAAAGACAAGGATAAGAACCCCATGCGGGAGGTTCGGATCCGAAAGCTGTGCCTAAACATTTGTGTTGGTGAATCGGGAGACAGGCTGACACGGGCTGCCAAG GTGCTCGAACAGCTGACAGGCCAGCAGCCTGTTTTCTCCAAGGCCCGCTACACCGTGCGATCGTTTGGCATCAGGAGAAATGAAAAAATTGCTGTGCACTGCACCGTCCGGGGCCCCAAGGCAGAGGAGATCCTCGAGAAAGGCCTCAAG GTGCGAGAATACGAGCTCCGCAAGGACAACTTCTCGGACACAGGCAACTTTGGCTTCGGTATCCAGGAGCACATTGACTTGGGTATCAAGTATGACCCCACCATTGGCATCTACGGTCTCGACTTTTACGTAGTGCTGGGCCGCCCAGGCTTCAACGTTGCACACAGACGCCACAAGAAGGGCACCATTGGGTGCAATCACCGGCTTTCAAAGGAAGAGGCCATCAAATGGTTCCAACAGAAG
- the RpL11 gene encoding large ribosomal subunit protein uL5 isoform X2, whose amino-acid sequence MAAKTKLPRKDKKDKDKNPMREVRIRKLCLNICVGESGDRLTRAAKVLEQLTGQQPVFSKARYTVRSFGIRRNEKIAVHCTVRGPKAEEILEKGLKVREYELRKDNFSDTGNFGFGIQEHIDLGIKYDPTIGIYGLDFYVVLGRPGFNVAHRRHKKGTIGCNHRLSKEEAIKWFQQKYDGIILPGKGGK is encoded by the exons ATGGCGGCGAAG ACGAAACTGCCGAGAAAGGACAAGAAAGACAAGGATAAGAACCCCATGCGGGAGGTTCGGATCCGAAAGCTGTGCCTAAACATTTGTGTTGGTGAATCGGGAGACAGGCTGACACGGGCTGCCAAG GTGCTCGAACAGCTGACAGGCCAGCAGCCTGTTTTCTCCAAGGCCCGCTACACCGTGCGATCGTTTGGCATCAGGAGAAATGAAAAAATTGCTGTGCACTGCACCGTCCGGGGCCCCAAGGCAGAGGAGATCCTCGAGAAAGGCCTCAAG GTGCGAGAATACGAGCTCCGCAAGGACAACTTCTCGGACACAGGCAACTTTGGCTTCGGTATCCAGGAGCACATTGACTTGGGTATCAAGTATGACCCCACCATTGGCATCTACGGTCTCGACTTTTACGTAGTGCTGGGCCGCCCAGGCTTCAACGTTGCACACAGACGCCACAAGAAGGGCACCATTGGGTGCAATCACCGGCTTTCAAAGGAAGAGGCCATCAAATGGTTCCAACAGAAG
- the RpL11 gene encoding large ribosomal subunit protein uL5 isoform X3, producing MSTKLPRKDKKDKDKNPMREVRIRKLCLNICVGESGDRLTRAAKVLEQLTGQQPVFSKARYTVRSFGIRRNEKIAVHCTVRGPKAEEILEKGLKVREYELRKDNFSDTGNFGFGIQEHIDLGIKYDPTIGIYGLDFYVVLGRPGFNVAHRRHKKGTIGCNHRLSKEEAIKWFQQKYDGIILPGKGGK from the exons ATGTCC ACGAAACTGCCGAGAAAGGACAAGAAAGACAAGGATAAGAACCCCATGCGGGAGGTTCGGATCCGAAAGCTGTGCCTAAACATTTGTGTTGGTGAATCGGGAGACAGGCTGACACGGGCTGCCAAG GTGCTCGAACAGCTGACAGGCCAGCAGCCTGTTTTCTCCAAGGCCCGCTACACCGTGCGATCGTTTGGCATCAGGAGAAATGAAAAAATTGCTGTGCACTGCACCGTCCGGGGCCCCAAGGCAGAGGAGATCCTCGAGAAAGGCCTCAAG GTGCGAGAATACGAGCTCCGCAAGGACAACTTCTCGGACACAGGCAACTTTGGCTTCGGTATCCAGGAGCACATTGACTTGGGTATCAAGTATGACCCCACCATTGGCATCTACGGTCTCGACTTTTACGTAGTGCTGGGCCGCCCAGGCTTCAACGTTGCACACAGACGCCACAAGAAGGGCACCATTGGGTGCAATCACCGGCTTTCAAAGGAAGAGGCCATCAAATGGTTCCAACAGAAG